In one window of Leptospira neocaledonica DNA:
- a CDS encoding helix-turn-helix transcriptional regulator, whose translation MFAGSLPDLTLRRRAAATVCISLDEEFQISLNDTDWISFRSVLIPPMVDHSIRFSGKFCVLLFMDLSSPNYESLRASNLESENEGIFISLREEEELFSTINKILSFDSDSEEALLELLNQIPPVSENGSRMIDHRIQKIVELITTMPHEDHSAKDLAEFAGMSVSNLEHQFKKEIGIPFHSFRNWFRLKLTVYSLLHGMSHTEAAHRAGFFDSAHFTRTFRSTFGLPPSEIFRNTRYLKSFIEVPASYAEA comes from the coding sequence TTGTTCGCGGGTTCGCTTCCTGATCTAACCCTTCGCCGAAGAGCAGCGGCAACAGTTTGTATTAGCTTGGACGAAGAATTCCAAATTTCTCTGAATGATACTGATTGGATTAGTTTCCGTTCAGTACTCATCCCTCCGATGGTGGATCATTCTATCCGGTTTTCCGGAAAATTTTGTGTATTACTCTTTATGGATTTAAGCAGTCCTAATTATGAATCTTTAAGAGCATCGAATCTCGAAAGTGAAAACGAAGGTATCTTTATTTCTTTAAGGGAAGAAGAAGAACTATTTAGCACGATCAATAAAATTTTATCCTTTGATTCCGATTCGGAAGAAGCCTTATTGGAATTATTAAATCAGATTCCTCCGGTATCGGAAAATGGATCCAGAATGATAGATCATCGTATCCAAAAGATCGTTGAATTGATCACCACAATGCCACATGAAGATCATTCTGCAAAAGATCTTGCGGAATTTGCGGGTATGTCGGTTTCGAACTTGGAGCACCAATTTAAAAAAGAGATCGGCATTCCATTTCATTCCTTTCGCAATTGGTTTAGGCTTAAATTAACGGTTTATTCGCTTCTACATGGAATGAGTCATACAGAAGCAGCACATCGTGCAGGATTTTTCGATTCAGCTCATTTTACACGAACCTTTCGTTCCACATTCGGATTACCTCCTTCTGAAATATTTAGAAATACTAGATATCTGAAATCGTTTATCGAAGTTCCTGCAAGTTACGCAGAAGCTTAA
- a CDS encoding flagellar hook-basal body protein: MLRGMYTGSNGMIVQQTRMDVISNNLANVDKTAFKRDTTLFKTFPELLIHRFSEDGVGKVPMGSFDTAPVVGKLGLGAEVNEIYTRFEQGAVKKTDNPFDMMLQDRPGTEHPAFFSVLTNRGERLSRSGAFVLDTNGYLVTPQGFPLMGENGPIKVARGNFLVKENGEVWINGEIGNDPRNSVGADKNRFETPVLLDRIKIRTVENPRHLDKEGDSFYNDTPESGEPRPFLLEEEPNLLQGYLEASNVSVVTEMVEMIEVNRSYEANQKTVQTQDQMLGKLLNDVLR, encoded by the coding sequence ATGTTAAGAGGAATGTACACCGGGTCCAATGGGATGATCGTGCAGCAAACACGCATGGACGTTATCTCCAACAATCTTGCGAACGTGGATAAGACTGCATTCAAAAGGGACACAACGTTGTTCAAAACTTTTCCTGAACTTTTGATCCATAGATTCAGCGAAGATGGAGTGGGCAAGGTGCCTATGGGCTCCTTCGACACGGCTCCTGTAGTCGGCAAACTCGGATTAGGCGCCGAGGTAAATGAAATTTATACAAGATTCGAACAAGGTGCTGTGAAGAAAACAGATAATCCTTTCGACATGATGCTGCAAGATAGACCTGGCACGGAACATCCTGCTTTTTTCAGCGTTCTAACGAATCGAGGCGAAAGACTTTCCCGTTCCGGCGCATTTGTTTTGGACACGAATGGTTACTTGGTGACTCCTCAGGGTTTTCCTTTGATGGGGGAGAATGGCCCGATCAAGGTCGCTCGTGGAAACTTTTTGGTCAAAGAGAATGGAGAAGTTTGGATCAACGGTGAGATCGGTAACGATCCTCGCAATTCTGTCGGCGCTGATAAAAATAGATTCGAAACTCCTGTTCTTTTGGATCGTATCAAGATCCGAACCGTAGAAAATCCTCGTCATTTGGATAAGGAAGGGGACTCTTTCTATAACGATACCCCTGAATCAGGCGAACCAAGACCGTTTCTTTTGGAAGAAGAACCGAACCTTCTACAAGGTTATTTAGAAGCTTCTAATGTAAGCGTTGTAACTGAAATGGTTGAAATGATCGAAGTTAACCGATCTTACGAGGCTAATCAAAAAACTGTTCAAACCCAAGATCAGATGTTGGGAAAACTTTTGAATGATGTATTGAGATAA
- a CDS encoding CsgG/HfaB family protein has translation MESKDIPSSLYNLLLERLINNGFSLVERARLDKAISEIQLSLSGITDHERLKLGKLLEADRLILVDKLEMESSENKSQKLSFFVRCVDTLNGQILWIEKVDTEFIAGAYDTPPRIKTILIERSVSNLIRRLKENGEI, from the coding sequence ATGGAAAGTAAGGATATTCCGTCTTCTTTATATAACCTTCTGTTAGAACGTTTGATAAATAACGGATTTTCTCTCGTGGAAAGAGCACGATTAGATAAAGCCATTTCTGAAATTCAATTGTCTCTTTCTGGAATTACTGATCACGAAAGATTAAAATTAGGAAAATTATTAGAAGCCGACAGACTGATTTTAGTCGATAAACTTGAAATGGAGTCCAGTGAAAATAAGTCGCAGAAACTTTCTTTCTTCGTCAGATGTGTTGATACATTAAATGGCCAGATCTTATGGATAGAAAAAGTGGACACTGAATTTATTGCCGGGGCATATGATACTCCTCCTAGAATTAAAACAATTCTTATAGAAAGATCCGTATCAAATTTAATCCGCCGCTTGAAAGAGAATGGAGAAATCTAA
- a CDS encoding adenylate/guanylate cyclase domain-containing protein, whose amino-acid sequence MRTKERDKLHKDGLINFSIAFTAAGFLWGFLYFILGFAQSAIIPGGYALLSLLSLFFVFVTGKYLAFRFLQFLFILILPVLLQLSLGGFENSGAVIIWAILCPLGALSFAPIRQGLVWFGLFLIVLILTGLAEFYLPLPMPRVERNLQILFFVINIVGAGTLTFFSLYYFISKNKQEHDRAENLLLNILPEPIAERLKRNPSTIADGYQMVSILFADIENFTVISQKVSPETLVHFLNDVFSHFDLLAEKYGMEKIKTIGDAYMAVSGIPIWHEEHAENAMRMAIEMQKFVKTLRDPSGNPLRMRIGIHSGPVVAGVIGKKKFAYDLWGDAVNTASRLESHGVPGRIQISETTYDLLNDTSQIEIRRLVDVKGKGQMRTYLSRE is encoded by the coding sequence ATGAGAACAAAAGAACGAGATAAACTTCACAAAGATGGGCTAATAAATTTCTCGATAGCATTTACTGCTGCGGGTTTTTTATGGGGGTTTCTATATTTTATATTAGGTTTTGCGCAATCTGCAATTATTCCAGGGGGATATGCTCTCTTAAGTTTATTGAGTTTGTTTTTTGTTTTTGTTACAGGAAAGTATTTGGCTTTTAGATTTCTCCAATTTCTTTTTATCTTAATACTTCCTGTACTTTTGCAATTAAGCTTAGGAGGTTTTGAAAATTCCGGAGCGGTTATCATTTGGGCGATACTCTGTCCACTTGGAGCACTTTCTTTTGCTCCGATCCGGCAAGGTTTGGTCTGGTTTGGATTATTTTTGATCGTCTTGATCTTAACAGGATTAGCGGAATTTTATCTTCCTCTACCAATGCCAAGGGTGGAGCGTAATTTACAGATATTATTTTTTGTTATCAATATTGTCGGTGCAGGAACGCTGACTTTTTTCAGCTTATACTATTTTATTTCTAAAAACAAACAAGAGCATGATCGAGCAGAGAACCTTTTGTTGAATATTTTGCCTGAGCCTATTGCTGAAAGATTAAAACGAAATCCTTCTACCATCGCCGATGGTTATCAAATGGTTTCTATATTATTTGCAGATATAGAAAACTTCACTGTGATTTCTCAAAAAGTATCTCCTGAAACTTTGGTACATTTTCTGAATGATGTGTTTTCTCATTTTGACCTTCTTGCCGAAAAATATGGAATGGAAAAAATTAAAACGATCGGAGACGCTTATATGGCGGTTTCTGGAATTCCCATATGGCATGAAGAACATGCAGAGAATGCGATGAGAATGGCGATCGAAATGCAAAAATTTGTAAAAACTTTGAGGGATCCTTCTGGAAATCCTTTAAGAATGCGTATCGGTATACATTCCGGACCGGTTGTTGCCGGTGTAATCGGGAAGAAAAAATTCGCATATGATCTTTGGGGTGACGCGGTAAATACCGCTAGTAGATTAGAATCCCACGGAGTACCAGGTCGAATCCAAATCTCTGAAACAACTTACGATCTATTAAACGATACTTCTCAGATCGAAATTAGAAGATTAGTCGACGTAAAAGGTAAGGGGCAGATGAGAACTTATCTAAGCCGCGAATAG
- a CDS encoding YeeE/YedE family protein gives MATEWIMGLVGGVVIGIAVSLMLLWNGRVTGVSSIVYGVLVPIKGDIAWRWYFIVGLLLGGLSLQATAPELLTVELQTKAWIGSLAGILVGFGAMLGGGCTSGHGVCGVSRVSPRSIVATIVFMAAGMAAVVLLRKTGLLI, from the coding sequence ATGGCAACAGAATGGATAATGGGGCTCGTCGGCGGAGTGGTGATTGGTATCGCTGTTTCTTTGATGCTTTTATGGAATGGAAGAGTTACCGGGGTTAGCAGCATCGTATACGGCGTGCTTGTTCCTATCAAAGGTGATATAGCTTGGAGATGGTATTTTATAGTCGGGCTTCTACTAGGTGGACTTTCTTTACAAGCAACAGCACCGGAACTTTTAACAGTTGAGCTACAAACAAAAGCATGGATCGGCTCGCTTGCCGGAATACTTGTTGGGTTTGGCGCGATGTTAGGAGGGGGATGCACGAGCGGACACGGGGTTTGTGGAGTAAGTAGAGTTTCTCCAAGATCTATTGTCGCTACAATCGTGTTCATGGCTGCAGGAATGGCTGCGGTCGTCTTACTTAGAAAAACAGGGCTACTTATATGA
- a CDS encoding MBL fold metallo-hydrolase has protein sequence MKDILFYQLFEPQSSTYTYLIADSETKEAAIIDPVWETVHRDLKLIRELGLYLMYILETHIHADHITGAAEIRKNTMAQTAVSALAEIDCVDILLVDGRILPLGNKEIKTIATPGHTNACMSFQFEGMIFTGDSLLIRSTGRTDFQEGSATKLYDSITQKLFSLPDETQVYPAHDYQGFTSSTISLEKKLNPRIGGNRSKEDFKKIMEELQLTTPKKMHLALPANNGCGNLEIVRTMSPRSISGIPTVLNEEVYKKIGKVKIIDVRSPEEFHGHLGHIRTSQLLTLGSELTKFLEAGDRFEEIIFVCRSGKRSRQATEESIRLGYKFTSNMAGGMMNWNEKYLPKE, from the coding sequence ATGAAAGATATTCTTTTTTATCAACTTTTCGAACCTCAATCTTCCACTTACACTTATTTGATTGCAGATTCGGAAACGAAAGAGGCTGCCATCATCGACCCAGTATGGGAAACGGTACATAGAGATCTAAAACTGATTCGTGAACTCGGTTTGTATCTAATGTACATTTTAGAGACACATATTCATGCGGATCATATTACCGGAGCGGCCGAAATCCGCAAAAACACGATGGCACAAACAGCCGTAAGTGCGTTGGCCGAAATAGATTGTGTAGATATTCTACTCGTAGATGGCCGTATACTTCCGCTTGGAAATAAAGAAATCAAAACAATTGCTACACCGGGACACACAAACGCATGCATGAGTTTTCAATTCGAAGGAATGATTTTTACAGGGGATTCTTTACTGATCCGCAGCACGGGTAGAACCGACTTCCAAGAAGGATCTGCCACTAAGTTATATGATAGCATTACTCAAAAGTTATTCTCTCTTCCGGATGAAACTCAAGTTTATCCTGCTCACGATTACCAAGGTTTCACAAGCAGCACAATCTCTTTGGAAAAAAAATTAAATCCCAGAATCGGAGGAAATCGTTCTAAAGAAGACTTCAAGAAGATCATGGAAGAACTACAACTTACAACTCCTAAAAAAATGCATTTGGCCCTGCCGGCAAATAACGGATGTGGTAATTTGGAAATCGTGAGAACGATGAGTCCTCGTAGTATATCAGGAATTCCTACTGTTTTAAATGAGGAGGTATATAAGAAAATTGGAAAAGTTAAAATTATAGATGTACGTTCTCCGGAAGAATTCCACGGACACTTAGGGCATATTCGCACTTCCCAACTCTTAACGTTGGGCTCCGAGTTAACTAAGTTTCTAGAAGCCGGTGACCGTTTCGAAGAGATCATCTTTGTATGTCGAAGTGGTAAACGTTCCAGACAAGCCACAGAAGAAAGTATTCGTTTAGGTTATAAATTCACATCCAATATGGCGGGAGGGATGATGAACTGGAATGAGAAATACCTGCCTAAGGAGTAA
- a CDS encoding sulfite exporter TauE/SafE family protein: protein MGTLLGLIGAGGSILTVPILFYFFGQDAIFATTNSLFVVGIAALVGAAIQLKKRDTNIKVGMYFAGPSFLGIYIARYLLLPSLPDILISSSTITLTKPLLIMIIFSIIMASSSWAMIRSNNSFQTESLKLYSTPSNLFGIGLTGLIVGTITGFVGAGGGFLIIPALVILLKFSVRQAAATSLAIIAGNSLFGFAISFRSEQTEYCPLLLIICALGIAGMFLGLKLSSRMNEKYLKSSFGYFTLLVASLILWDQGGRL from the coding sequence ATGGGAACTTTACTGGGGCTAATCGGTGCAGGAGGTTCTATTCTAACAGTTCCCATTCTTTTTTATTTTTTCGGACAAGATGCGATCTTTGCTACCACAAACTCGCTCTTCGTAGTCGGAATAGCGGCCTTAGTCGGTGCAGCCATCCAGCTAAAAAAAAGAGATACAAACATAAAGGTAGGGATGTATTTCGCAGGGCCAAGCTTTCTAGGCATTTATATTGCGAGATATTTGCTTCTGCCCTCGCTTCCAGACATTTTAATTTCGAGCTCAACCATTACACTTACAAAACCTTTACTTATTATGATCATTTTTTCGATCATAATGGCCTCCAGCTCCTGGGCTATGATCCGCTCAAACAATTCTTTCCAAACGGAATCATTAAAATTATACTCAACACCGTCTAACTTATTCGGTATTGGTCTTACTGGGCTCATAGTGGGAACGATCACAGGTTTCGTGGGGGCAGGAGGAGGTTTTCTTATCATTCCGGCCCTTGTAATTTTACTTAAATTTTCAGTAAGACAGGCCGCGGCTACTTCCCTTGCTATAATTGCCGGAAATTCTCTTTTTGGATTCGCAATCAGTTTTAGATCTGAACAAACTGAATATTGCCCCTTACTTTTAATCATTTGTGCCTTAGGAATTGCAGGAATGTTTTTGGGACTGAAACTTTCGTCCAGAATGAATGAAAAATATCTGAAAAGTAGTTTTGGATATTTTACGTTACTTGTAGCTTCGCTAATCTTATGGGATCAGGGAGGAAGGTTATAG
- a CDS encoding DUF6691 family protein: MKYNIGALIVGLLFAIGLGVSGILQPANIIGFLDVFGKWNPALLFTMAGAVGVHFITYKLIRKRKTPMFSKDWFIPTRQEITPALVIGSLIFGIGWGLGGYCPTVSVTSLASFEMRPLVVFVSIIFGMLLFWFLDKKTNLKSKLE, from the coding sequence ATGAAGTATAATATTGGAGCACTGATTGTAGGTTTACTATTCGCCATCGGCTTAGGTGTATCTGGAATTTTACAACCTGCTAATATAATAGGTTTTCTAGATGTTTTCGGGAAATGGAACCCTGCCCTTCTTTTCACTATGGCCGGGGCTGTTGGAGTTCACTTCATTACGTATAAATTAATACGAAAAAGAAAAACTCCAATGTTCTCAAAAGATTGGTTTATTCCGACTCGCCAAGAAATCACTCCCGCTCTCGTTATCGGAAGTTTGATTTTCGGGATTGGCTGGGGATTAGGCGGTTATTGTCCGACAGTTTCAGTTACTTCGCTTGCAAGTTTTGAAATGAGACCTCTTGTCGTTTTTGTCAGCATAATTTTTGGAATGTTACTGTTCTGGTTTCTGGACAAAAAAACAAATTTGAAAAGTAAATTAGAATAA
- a CDS encoding LamG-like jellyroll fold domain-containing protein, translating to MPNFSSYSLILFLLISLGSLNCGTYLLANILLPSDEDTRLEAVAKSIVGTMNVGLIHYWPLDGDANDRVGTLHLTAFGTVGPVLTVDHNNLPNGAYAYDGIDSWHDSGSGGEPILTGTASFTLSAWVKGKFNTSGIILGAGDGLGFQLQDNPSCFQIRAYSTNGGTGVVSNLSPCKGYQNDVWYNVTLTWDLPNNRANLYIGNDLVDSRVYNPNRIPWTSGFPITLGYGTLGGGSQEVTIDEVRVYDRIVPPIFFGF from the coding sequence ATGCCTAACTTCTCCTCTTATTCACTTATCCTATTCTTACTCATAAGTTTAGGTTCTCTAAATTGCGGAACGTATCTACTTGCAAATATACTTCTTCCCTCGGATGAGGATACTCGCCTGGAGGCCGTCGCCAAATCCATCGTAGGAACTATGAATGTCGGATTGATCCATTATTGGCCCTTAGATGGGGATGCGAACGATAGAGTCGGGACATTACATCTAACCGCATTCGGAACTGTAGGACCTGTCCTCACTGTAGATCATAACAATTTACCGAATGGTGCTTACGCTTATGATGGTATAGATTCATGGCATGATTCCGGTTCCGGAGGAGAACCTATTTTAACCGGGACTGCATCTTTTACCTTAAGCGCCTGGGTAAAAGGCAAATTTAACACTTCAGGAATTATTCTTGGCGCTGGAGATGGTTTAGGATTCCAACTTCAGGATAACCCATCATGTTTCCAAATCAGAGCCTATAGTACAAACGGAGGTACCGGGGTTGTCAGCAATCTCAGCCCTTGCAAAGGTTATCAGAATGATGTTTGGTATAATGTAACTCTTACGTGGGATCTTCCAAACAATAGGGCCAATCTGTATATCGGAAACGATCTTGTAGATTCTAGGGTATACAATCCAAATCGGATACCTTGGACATCAGGTTTCCCAATCACTCTAGGATACGGTACTTTAGGCGGCGGTTCTCAAGAAGTAACGATAGACGAAGTTAGGGTCTATGACAGAATTGTTCCGCCGATATTTTTCGGCTTTTAA
- a CDS encoding tetratricopeptide repeat protein, whose product MYSYFVNREMLNNLIHKFSIGIVGYFEKNSFSRIARDVRVVCGRIFFVLISSLILFYSVRGVLSDTYYIESISLPESVIKNGLSENEVSGRIILKLRLIQSEVTAIDSSDSEDIHKPIFRFNDAVASEDIKVFGISLNSLKKIIKLLLNIQDKVISGSIVRRGNELEAKIHFPFSTETIDVKERINNEDEIGCIDVLIEKLSEKIMLKEQPVTIGWYFLIRKDYLKANEVYESRKTDFDMIVLKGYIALAEGLYSESLAYFTLAEQIDEGVDYNLYFGKASAYMNSEDYKNAIGYFEKARQIDNSDPILFVNMGLCSKLIGHFDQAKDYFIHAAELKNNYATAYYNLGLLFKSNNKEEAKKYFNLAIKSNPNHIEAFKELNLMLDKNSSPHQY is encoded by the coding sequence ATGTATTCTTATTTCGTAAATCGTGAAATGCTAAATAACCTGATTCATAAATTCTCAATAGGAATAGTAGGTTATTTCGAGAAGAATTCATTTTCGCGAATAGCTAGAGACGTTCGGGTTGTGTGCGGACGAATTTTCTTTGTTTTGATTTCTTCACTAATTCTCTTTTATTCAGTAAGAGGGGTTCTGAGTGATACATACTATATAGAGTCAATTAGTTTGCCTGAGTCGGTCATCAAAAATGGATTAAGTGAGAATGAAGTTTCCGGTAGAATCATTTTGAAGCTAAGATTAATTCAATCGGAGGTTACCGCAATTGATTCCTCTGACTCCGAAGATATTCATAAACCCATTTTTCGTTTCAATGATGCTGTGGCTTCAGAAGATATTAAAGTATTTGGGATTTCTTTAAATTCTTTAAAAAAGATTATAAAACTTTTGCTAAATATTCAGGATAAGGTCATTTCCGGATCCATAGTTAGAAGAGGAAACGAATTGGAGGCAAAAATTCATTTTCCTTTTTCTACTGAAACAATTGATGTAAAAGAAAGGATTAATAATGAGGATGAGATCGGTTGTATTGACGTTCTGATCGAAAAATTATCGGAAAAGATAATGCTTAAAGAACAACCGGTAACCATTGGCTGGTATTTTTTAATTAGGAAAGACTACTTAAAAGCGAATGAAGTATATGAAAGTCGTAAGACCGATTTTGATATGATCGTTTTGAAAGGTTATATTGCTTTGGCGGAGGGCCTATATTCCGAGAGTCTCGCTTATTTTACATTGGCAGAACAGATTGATGAGGGAGTGGATTATAATTTATACTTTGGCAAAGCTTCTGCTTATATGAATTCAGAAGATTACAAAAATGCCATTGGTTATTTTGAAAAAGCTAGGCAAATTGATAATTCGGATCCTATACTTTTTGTCAACATGGGGTTGTGCTCAAAGTTAATCGGACATTTTGATCAGGCAAAAGATTATTTTATCCATGCTGCCGAGCTAAAAAATAACTATGCTACTGCGTATTATAATTTAGGTCTCTTATTTAAATCTAATAATAAAGAAGAAGCGAAAAAGTATTTCAATTTAGCTATTAAATCTAATCCAAATCACATCGAGGCTTTTAAAGAGTTAAATTTGATGTTAGATAAAAATAGCTCCCCACATCAATATTAA